One part of the Desulfonema ishimotonii genome encodes these proteins:
- a CDS encoding alternate F1F0 ATPase, F1 subunit alpha has translation MSRKDLMGALDDADRCMRTTADRYAPGVATDEIGRIRFVGQGIVRADGLGRVRAEELVLMGADVTGMVTDLLPDRVGIVLMESGSGLRAGDEVRRTGRILDVPVGESLIGRVVDPMGRPLDDLGPVREADRWPALREAPPILHRAPVEKPLQTGLKVVDALIPIGFGQRELILGDRQTGKTSIALDTILNQKGRDVICIYCAIGQRSSSVARVIRELRDREAMAYTVAMVVEGGNAPGLQYIAPYAATSVGEYFMAKGRDVIIVYDDLTRHAQAYRQLSLLLRRPPGREAFPGDIFYIHSRLLERSTHLKPEFGGGSLTALPVIETEAQNLSAYIPTNLISITDGQIYLSPDLFRKGMLPAVDVGKSVSRVGGRAQVREYRKIAGELRLSYSQFQELEAFARFGTRLDDRTRQTLEHGRRVREILKQDRFSPLSVEAQIAVLRATVRGELDEVPLEEIPAAEAVISEQ, from the coding sequence ATGAGCCGGAAAGACCTGATGGGCGCCCTTGACGACGCGGACCGCTGCATGAGGACGACGGCGGACCGGTATGCACCCGGAGTGGCGACCGATGAAATCGGCAGAATCCGGTTTGTGGGTCAGGGGATTGTCCGGGCCGACGGGCTGGGCCGGGTCCGGGCCGAGGAACTGGTGCTGATGGGAGCGGATGTGACCGGCATGGTGACGGACCTCCTGCCGGACCGGGTCGGTATCGTGCTGATGGAGAGCGGGTCCGGGCTGAGGGCCGGAGATGAGGTCCGCCGGACAGGCCGGATTCTGGATGTGCCTGTGGGAGAATCCCTCATCGGGCGGGTGGTGGACCCGATGGGCCGCCCCCTGGATGACCTCGGCCCGGTCAGAGAGGCCGATCGCTGGCCCGCCCTTCGGGAAGCCCCGCCGATTCTGCATCGCGCACCCGTGGAAAAACCGTTGCAAACCGGCCTTAAAGTGGTGGATGCGCTGATCCCCATCGGGTTCGGCCAGCGGGAGCTGATTCTGGGGGACCGGCAGACCGGAAAAACAAGTATCGCACTGGATACGATACTCAACCAGAAGGGACGGGATGTCATCTGCATTTACTGCGCCATCGGCCAGCGCAGTTCAAGTGTCGCCAGGGTGATCCGGGAACTCCGGGACCGTGAGGCGATGGCGTACACCGTTGCTATGGTGGTTGAGGGGGGAAACGCGCCCGGTCTGCAATATATCGCGCCCTACGCCGCCACATCCGTGGGTGAATATTTTATGGCAAAGGGCCGGGATGTGATCATCGTGTATGACGATCTGACCCGCCACGCCCAGGCCTACCGGCAGCTTTCCCTGCTGCTGCGGCGCCCCCCCGGGCGGGAGGCTTTTCCGGGGGATATCTTCTACATCCACTCCCGGCTGCTGGAGCGTTCAACCCACCTGAAACCCGAATTCGGCGGCGGCTCGCTCACGGCCCTGCCGGTGATTGAAACCGAAGCCCAGAACCTTTCCGCCTATATTCCCACAAACCTGATTTCCATTACCGACGGACAGATTTACCTCTCGCCCGACCTGTTCCGGAAGGGGATGCTGCCTGCGGTGGATGTGGGAAAATCCGTCTCCAGGGTGGGGGGCAGGGCCCAGGTCCGGGAGTACCGGAAAATCGCGGGGGAGCTGCGCCTCTCCTATTCCCAGTTTCAGGAGCTGGAGGCCTTTGCCCGTTTCGGTACCCGGCTGGATGACCGGACGCGGCAGACCCTTGAACACGGGCGGCGGGTGCGCGAAATTCTGAAGCAGGATCGCTTTTCCCCGCTCTCCGTTGAAGCGCAGATTGCCGTCCTCCGCGCAACCGTCCGGGGAGAACTGGATGAAGTGCCACTGGAAGAGATCCCGGCAGCCGAGGCAGTGATCAGTGAACAGTAA
- a CDS encoding ATP synthase subunit I — protein MENDGVYRLLAFLCGALLGTLHFGGLWLTILLMPACARPRLCWYMSFLIRLCMTLAGMWIVLDRRPGAFIFTFGAFLSVRWLISRQVRNLNERMADENQPG, from the coding sequence ATGGAAAATGACGGCGTTTACCGGCTGCTGGCGTTTCTGTGCGGCGCGCTGCTGGGCACCCTCCACTTCGGAGGATTGTGGCTGACGATCCTACTGATGCCGGCATGTGCCCGGCCCCGTCTCTGCTGGTACATGAGCTTCCTGATACGCCTCTGCATGACCCTCGCGGGCATGTGGATCGTGCTGGACCGGAGACCAGGCGCTTTTATCTTTACCTTCGGGGCATTTCTGTCTGTCCGCTGGCTGATCAGCAGACAGGTCAGAAATCTGAACGAAAGGATGGCGGATGAGAATCAGCCCGGATAA
- a CDS encoding AtpZ/AtpI family protein, producing the protein MEKKSEETPERDFPDSVHVREQRMLRARKKGKGGIWFGLGTFGQIGWSVAIPTVAGIFLGIWIDMNWPSPWSWTLMLLAAGLAAGCANAWFWVQKERRAISRSREDNGEHHGK; encoded by the coding sequence TTGGAAAAAAAGTCTGAAGAAACGCCGGAAAGGGATTTCCCCGACTCTGTTCACGTCCGTGAACAGCGAATGCTCCGGGCCAGAAAAAAAGGCAAAGGCGGCATCTGGTTCGGCCTGGGAACCTTTGGGCAGATAGGCTGGTCCGTGGCCATTCCCACGGTGGCGGGAATCTTTCTGGGGATCTGGATCGACATGAACTGGCCCTCCCCCTGGTCCTGGACCCTGATGCTGCTGGCGGCGGGACTGGCTGCCGGGTGCGCCAATGCATGGTTCTGGGTGCAGAAGGAGCGCAGGGCTATTTCCCGCAGCCGCGAGGATAACGGGGAACATCATGGAAAATGA
- a CDS encoding F0F1 ATP synthase subunit B family protein: protein MLISGFTVFVQILNFLILIFLLRRFLYTPILKAMQAREEKIAARLSAAEQAVREAERRSQALEEKQAELDRDASALMASAKAEAKAWRETAVENARQEVETLRRAWAESLKNEQEQFLQMLRVRVTRQVMAIAEKAIRDLSGGDIRYQMVETFMTKVSEDRAAVGLTDLQEQRRFTVRSDVALKEELQQRLTDFLRTLFPAAEKIGFEVVPDAGPGIELISGDWKVRWSLALYMEGLEAEMMKSLNPDTRRIP from the coding sequence GTGCTGATCAGCGGGTTTACAGTTTTTGTCCAGATTCTCAACTTCCTGATCCTCATTTTCCTGCTCCGCCGCTTTTTGTACACGCCCATCCTGAAGGCGATGCAGGCCCGTGAGGAGAAGATCGCGGCCCGTCTGTCAGCCGCAGAACAGGCCGTGCGGGAAGCGGAGCGCCGTTCGCAGGCGCTTGAGGAAAAGCAGGCGGAACTGGACCGGGACGCATCGGCGCTCATGGCATCGGCAAAGGCCGAGGCCAAAGCATGGCGGGAGACGGCAGTGGAAAATGCCCGGCAGGAGGTCGAAACCCTCCGGCGTGCGTGGGCCGAGAGTCTGAAAAACGAGCAGGAGCAGTTTCTGCAGATGCTCAGGGTCCGTGTGACCCGGCAGGTCATGGCCATCGCCGAAAAAGCGATCCGGGATCTGTCGGGCGGCGATATCAGATATCAGATGGTCGAAACCTTTATGACCAAAGTCAGCGAGGACAGGGCCGCCGTGGGTCTCACGGATTTACAGGAACAGCGCAGGTTTACCGTGCGCTCGGATGTCGCGCTGAAAGAGGAGTTGCAGCAGCGGCTCACCGATTTTCTCCGCACCCTGTTTCCGGCTGCGGAGAAAATCGGGTTTGAGGTCGTACCGGACGCCGGACCTGGGATTGAACTGATCTCCGGCGACTGGAAGGTGCGGTGGAGTCTGGCGCTGTACATGGAGGGGCTGGAGGCTGAAATGATGAAATCTCTGAACCCGGACACCCGGAGGATTCCATGA
- a CDS encoding F0F1 ATP synthase subunit epsilon yields MKLIVYLPSALFLDETVVSVVAEGVAGHFCLRPRHIDFVTALVPGILAFRMPDGAERFAAVNGGILVKQGDAVRISTRYAVSGPLGQLRQAVEGMLTDADERERSARAAVARLEAGFIRRFMEFGKGG; encoded by the coding sequence TTGAAGCTAATAGTTTATCTGCCGTCCGCCCTGTTTCTCGACGAGACAGTGGTGAGCGTGGTGGCAGAGGGCGTGGCCGGGCATTTCTGCCTCCGCCCCCGGCACATCGACTTTGTCACCGCCCTGGTGCCCGGCATTCTGGCCTTTAGGATGCCGGACGGCGCGGAGCGGTTTGCGGCGGTCAACGGAGGCATCCTGGTCAAGCAGGGGGACGCAGTGCGGATCTCCACCCGTTACGCGGTGAGCGGCCCGCTGGGCCAACTGAGGCAGGCCGTGGAGGGGATGCTCACCGATGCGGACGAGCGGGAACGGTCAGCGCGTGCGGCTGTGGCCCGGCTGGAAGCCGGTTTCATCCGGAGATTCATGGAATTCGGCAAAGGGGGATAG
- a CDS encoding F0F1 ATP synthase subunit A encodes MRISPDNMILWQWGLFSLNGTLLFTWLVMAILGIGSWRVTRRLTADVRIPAGQHILESVVSGMTGQIRDLFPEAPEQFLPFLGTLFLFIAVSNILAVVPGFEPPTGSLSTTTALALCVFVMVPAWGISRTGLRNYLMNYLRPSPLMLPFNLVGEISRTLALAVRLFGNMMSGSMITAILLAIAPLIFPVIMQAFGLLTGLIQAYIFTVLAAVYIAAGMEVQEKGGKTNVK; translated from the coding sequence ATGAGAATCAGCCCGGATAATATGATACTCTGGCAGTGGGGCCTTTTTTCCCTGAACGGCACGCTCCTCTTCACCTGGCTGGTCATGGCGATTCTGGGGATCGGATCATGGCGGGTGACCCGGCGGCTGACGGCGGATGTCCGCATCCCGGCGGGACAGCATATCCTTGAAAGCGTTGTCAGCGGCATGACCGGACAGATCCGAGACCTTTTCCCGGAAGCGCCGGAGCAGTTTCTGCCGTTTCTGGGTACGCTTTTTCTTTTCATCGCCGTGTCCAACATCCTGGCGGTGGTCCCCGGATTCGAGCCGCCCACCGGCTCTCTCTCCACAACGACAGCCCTGGCCCTGTGCGTTTTTGTGATGGTTCCGGCCTGGGGCATCTCCCGGACCGGGCTGAGGAATTACCTGATGAACTACCTCCGGCCCAGCCCGCTCATGCTCCCTTTCAACCTGGTCGGCGAGATCAGCCGCACCCTGGCCCTGGCCGTGCGGCTTTTCGGAAACATGATGAGCGGGAGCATGATCACCGCCATCCTGCTCGCCATTGCACCGCTCATTTTCCCGGTCATCATGCAGGCCTTCGGGCTGCTGACCGGGCTGATTCAGGCCTACATTTTCACGGTGCTGGCTGCGGTCTACATCGCGGCAGGCATGGAGGTTCAGGAGAAGGGCGGAAAGACAAACGTGAAATAA
- a CDS encoding F0F1 ATP synthase subunit C, with the protein MDSLSIVAVASIVTAGLCISIGSIGPALGEGKALTQALSAIAQQPDETNTITRTLFVGMAMVESTAIYCFVVAMILIFANPFWNYFLSKAGG; encoded by the coding sequence ATGGACAGTTTAAGCATTGTCGCTGTTGCGTCGATTGTCACCGCCGGATTGTGCATCAGCATCGGCTCCATCGGCCCGGCACTGGGGGAAGGAAAAGCCCTGACCCAGGCCCTGAGCGCCATTGCCCAGCAGCCGGATGAAACCAATACCATTACCCGGACCCTGTTTGTGGGCATGGCAATGGTGGAATCAACGGCCATCTACTGCTTTGTGGTCGCCATGATTCTGATTTTCGCCAACCCGTTCTGGAACTATTTTCTGTCCAAAGCCGGAGGCTGA